One genomic region from Spirochaetota bacterium encodes:
- a CDS encoding S8 family serine peptidase — protein ILSMSLGGPVYDHAYSDAITYSLDHDVIVVAAAGNGGDDGIGDDNDITPQYPSSFSQENVIAVAALDQAYELADFSNFGSTSVDVGAPGTNIWSAYDIELIDWDVITNDYSSGWTLTGDWNIWDYSGDGSLYLLRNPSDWYFSNYANNADDSAYQSFDLSGWDGAFFTSGICFDLQDGYDFLNIYASPSSGNPCLDVNNLVDYWTGTTPGYNDPPGYYTFYPFDFDVSSCATSTGTVGINLTSNDSVTAGGIALWNYSFSRIHLADNLYACWNGTSMATPHVSGLAAMIWAYNPDYTYADVINSVKNGGDDVSALSGNTTTGKAVDAWGSLCYINQPTGVTATLE, from the coding sequence AAATTCTTAGCATGAGCCTTGGAGGTCCAGTATATGATCATGCCTATTCAGATGCCATCACATATTCACTTGATCACGATGTTATTGTAGTTGCTGCAGCAGGTAATGGAGGTGATGACGGCATAGGTGATGATAATGATATCACTCCACAGTATCCAAGCAGTTTTTCTCAGGAGAATGTAATTGCGGTTGCGGCGCTTGACCAGGCTTATGAGCTAGCTGATTTCTCGAATTTTGGATCCACAAGCGTGGATGTAGGGGCTCCTGGAACCAATATTTGGAGCGCCTATGATATAGAATTGATTGATTGGGATGTGATAACAAATGATTATTCCAGCGGCTGGACATTGACCGGTGATTGGAATATCTGGGACTATAGTGGTGATGGAAGCCTGTATCTTCTCAGAAATCCCTCAGACTGGTACTTCTCCAATTACGCAAACAATGCTGATGACAGCGCTTATCAAAGTTTTGATCTATCCGGATGGGATGGAGCATTCTTTACATCTGGGATATGTTTTGATTTGCAGGATGGTTATGATTTTCTGAATATATATGCCAGCCCTAGTTCCGGTAATCCATGTTTAGATGTCAACAATTTAGTAGATTACTGGACTGGCACAACACCAGGTTATAACGATCCCCCAGGTTACTATACATTTTATCCATTTGATTTTGATGTCAGTAGTTGTGCAACAAGCACTGGCACAGTGGGGATCAACCTTACGTCCAATGACTCTGTAACGGCAGGCGGGATAGCCCTATGGAATTACTCTTTTTCCCGTATCCACCTTGCAGATAATCTCTATGCCTGCTGGAACGGCACATCAATGGCCACGCCCCATGTTTCCGGACTAGCTGCAATGATATGGGCATACAATCCGGATTACACCTATGCGGATGTAATCAATTCAGTAAAAAATGGCGGAGATGATGTTTCTGCTCTAAGCGGCAATACAACGACAGGCAAAGCGGTTGACGCATGGGGTTCCCTCTGCTACATCAATCAACCAACAGGGGTTACGGCAACCCTCGAATAA